In the Telopea speciosissima isolate NSW1024214 ecotype Mountain lineage chromosome 6, Tspe_v1, whole genome shotgun sequence genome, tgtcattttgtattGACATTATGGCAATCTAACTACATTTAATGTAAAGTCAATCTAACTGCATTTAATGCACATGCACGGCCCGACCggcgtgcatgaaaactttttgtcaaaaaaaaaaacacattatgGTAAGACTAGCATTCCTCCTTAGTGCTACAATAAGCGTAATTTACAATGGTTGATCCAGCCGCTCAATGCAATGGGCCTCACAACGTTGTAAGCTACGCCATTTTTAGCAGTACCACTTCTCATCATGGTTATAAATATTTGTATTAGATCGGCCGTACCTGTCTGATCTTGTATCGGTAGAACAGTTCAGTAAGGATAAATTggttaaaaattgatttttttattaatagtGAAGGCAAAATTGTCTGATATGATCCAATATAAACAATTTATCAGTATCGATCAATCccgatacgatattgatattTTAAACCATGCTTCTCATCATACTATATCGGCATATCCATCCAACAGAAGTATGGATGGAACAACTAATAAATCAGCCCCCAATGTGGCAGTCCGGCAAAATTAGCTATAGGTGAAGGAAAGTTTCCTTCACTGCCAGCGAAACAAAGTTCAACCCTTCTTTACTCACAAATTGACCTTTCTGCCCCTATCTGTTTacaagaaatggaatcccacgGTCAAGATTCTGAATGAACAAATCATCAAATGATTAAGATAAGAATCGTCCACGTGGACCAATGGGCTTTATTCCGTGATCGACGCAAGCCTTGTCTATAATCCAGGAAACAGAGAACTTCAATCATGCTACTGAAAGAGCGAAAAGTCCACCAAACTTAACCAACCCAACTGTCCCATTTTTGAATTAGTTCACCGTTCCAGCCTTGCAGTCAGGAAAATCATGACCGTTGATgttgaaaaaattcaaacaatAATGGCccatgggcccacaagatcctTTCAACTCTTACCTTTACGTGGTTGCCTCCTCCCTCTTTGGAGACTTCTTTCAGTTAATGACAAAAAATTTATCGTAAGTGAGTGATTAGTGGTGGTGGAAAGGGTGATTATATGGTGCTTCCCTTTTATAACCCATCCATGTGGACCATTTGATTGCTACTTTGATTCAtcattcaatttgattttgacttCATCATCAAGCCTACACTTAGAGAATGATTATGTCGATCAATGGATGGGTAGGCTTCCTTGAATCGGATGGTTAGATGTTAATCATTGGAATAATTGTTTTAAGGCCATGCCCCCATCACAGATGTGTGACCCACCAAATGAATGGCCATGATGGAGGGTTTCAGGTTTGTAGATTTTGAGTTGTAAAGTATATGAtcaacatcatcttcttccattgAATGGTAAAGTACAAAATAATTTTTGCTGTTGAAGCCTACTTATTTTAGTTTGGTTGCAAAAAATGAATTATTAAGTttagaaaaaattttaataaaaatattctATTTTGTTGTCTTATTTCTCAATTATGTGTTGGTATGTACCTAAGTATTTTGATTTGCCGTTGTAAGTAGTTAGTATAGCCTATGTAACTATGTAAGTGGTGGAAGTTAGACGTGAATAGTAACAGTGTTAATTGTTATTTTAACTTTAGAGATTGTGACTATACGGAGTCTCATAGTTGGTTGCTATCTCAACCCAACTATTGATCTACATTTCAAATGAAGGAAATGAAGTACTGAATCTATACAAATTCTCTGTTTAGAGATGAGGTAGGCTTCATCATCCAAGCTAGACGCCTGGCTTCGTCAATAAAGCAAAACCCCCATCCCtattatctctttcttctatcatattttctttctttctctctttattatttttctctttttttttattttatttttagattatcGTTGCACGTATCAAACTCGCATGATCTATGAATCATTTGGATAATGATAAGTATTAAATCTCAAACCACACTGAAGAATAGAGAATAGTTATATCtaagaaatctttttttttttgggtcaatgaGAAATCCATTGTTTAATTTGGATATGTTCTTTGCCACATGGAAAGGTGATATGACAATCTTGACCATGTGGATATTTAGAAAATGGTCTAATCAGCCACCATCTAAAATTTGATTGAACcatatagaaaagaaaagaaaagaaaaagttcaaaattttttttttttgaatttgaggagagagagagacacataaaACAATCATTGCaacatcatcatgatttttatctcattatattttatcttttaagaaaaaattcaaaaaaaaaaaaattgaatttgaggagagatatATACATAAAACAATCATGATTTTTATCTCtttatattttatcttttcttttcttttcttttttaggcaTCCACAGGTAGTCATCCATTTTTTAAGAACTGTTCTATTTTAATAACATATTCCCTTGTATTTTAACCATccattttttaagaaatgtttCATTCTCGACTAGATTTTCAACATCTTATTTCATCATTTGGTCAACTCTATTTTGACTTAAACTTGATATGTAAGCAGGGACCAAACTTTTAGCTCTATCTAATCGCCATGCGCAAGTCTAAAGAAACTCTCTAAATGCACATTTTTTATAATCATTGTATAGTTACTTgactaacattttttttttttttttgaaaacttatcACCTAGCTTGTTCTTATTGTTCTCAATTTACCAAATCATGAGGAATGGCAACTATAATTTGAGTAAAAAAAGGTTGGAAAATAAAAACCTACTATTATTTATTGGTCTCATTCTCACTTGCATGTTTTTATCAttgtataaaataaataattgaaaaaatatatgttttctAAGAATATTATCACTTAAAATATAATCTTTGGAATTGACCCCCACTAAGAGCCCTAGATGaggctggaaaaaaaaaagagtctaaTTAGAGCTCAAACTTGCTTAACACATTAAAGAGTCTAATTAGAGCTCAAATTTGGCATGTAAATAGGGAAATGAATCCAACCTATCAATAAAATGAGACTCACCTGACTTGCAACATAATAAATAATGGCAATGGTAAAACAAGGGGTAATTAAAAGAGGGTTATAATTTCTTAgttcaccattttggtgacaataaattgttctctttttttttttttggtaataaattgTTCCCttcaatatttatttattattttcttcttttaactaaaaccatggttcttTCAATCAAAAAATGTCTACCTGATTGGCTTAAATTGGAATTGATCTTGATTCACTCTCCGATCCATTTAATAATACAATCCAAAGCCTAATCTAGTAGGGCCCATCCTAATCCCAACTTGTTCatagcctctctctctctctccaaaaaaaaaaaaaaagtgaaggtGAGAGTTGATCTCAAACATGGCTACAATATGTCACTACCCTAGCTAGACGGCAAGGGAAAGAATTGTTCTTAATGGAGTAAAAGGTAACAACATTGTTTTGTCAAATATTTCTGAAAATTAATTCTTGGTGCATCTTGTTATAATCAAAATGGTGAACTGAGAAGTCAtaactttcttttgattgcccttaTCTTACTTCCTAAAGTTCtttaattcaaaataaaaatagtaatttaaaaaataatttaaaatcaatttactattttatcctttttaagAGTTGTCATTATTTTACAAATTATTCAAGTACATATGTGAAATAACGGGATTTTATTctcattcaaaaaaataaatatgatatactaaaaaaagtaaaattataatttaaaaaaatattctctGCACTGGAGGCACAAGATGTGCCCAAGCACATAGGGAGTGGACAAAATGACCAGCCCACCCCCCTAAATGACCTAAATGGCTGCCCTATCCTACCCAATCTGTCTGGGCGCTACCTGTGCCCCCCGTGCACTCCCGGTTAGAGAATATCGCCCCCTTATTTTACAATAAGTTTTTTATTAGATAcaatttctcctttttcctttttcctttttccttacCCGCTTGGGATCAATACCAAGTTAGAAAGCATTGTTGTTCaaaacttttttctttcttccccaccCTGTCCTCTTTTGAGGCTGTAAAGCTATGTGTAATTGTCTTTTAATATAAAGGTTTAGGTATTAACAACTGAAGGTAACGACAAGCAAGAAAGTTCCAAAACCAAGGGATGAAATTCTTACACATTACCTTTTGGTGACAGTTATTATATGATGGTCCTTCAAACATAGAAATTGATGGTGCACCATCAATCTAAACCATTGAACCAAAATTATTCCTCATATTGGAATCAATCGGATGGAGATTCTATATTAATGGTCTATGATCAATGATAACACCAACACCCACACTACACACAGCAACATATATTTTCTCTAATTTAAAATGCAGAGATGAATGATAGTACCCTGTAAAAAGTAATGGCAAGAATTTAAAGGTCAGGTGAATTTTGAATCTCAGACGCTCTAAGCCTCTCTAACGTTCAAAAAACCAAATTAGAACCCTCGTGATCCATCAAACGGTCACAAAAACCCATGTGAGTCAATTAAAATCTGGATAAActaaaatttaatatttttttttttcagagagATGTTTCTTACATGTATAAATAAAGACCTCTGTTTCAGACCATAATATAATTCTCTATCTCTTCCCCACTTGGTTTCCATCATCATACCTTCCACCCTAAGCCAAGAAACAAACACAGAAATTCCCTTTTTCAGCTTTTCATCTTCCAGTAGAGTTTTCACCAGCCAGAACCCATTAGCAGGTTAGAAATctcaaatatttttcaaaaaatttgtcAAAGTAGATCAAAACCCACTTCCCAAAATGCTGAATCTGAAATGGGTTTTCAAGTTTGCATTCATTTTTCAATTCTCTGTTTTATTCCTAGAAACCCTGACTCAAACAGTTGCACAAACTCCAGTTTGTTCAGAGACAGACAGAGCTGTACTAATTGGATTCAAAGGCAAGATTTTGAAAGACACAacagagattctctcttcatggATTGGTAAAGATTGCTGTGGAGGAGATTGGGAGGGCATTCAGTGTAACCCTACAGGGAGGGTGATTGGTTTGGAGTTGCAGAGACCTGCTGACAGAGAGAGTGGTATGTACATGAAGGGCACCTTGTACCCTTCTCTGGGTAATCTCCAGTTCTTGGAGACACTGGTGATAAGTGGGATGAAACAGATTGGAGGTCCTATTCCAGAGAGCTTCTCAAAGTTAACCCACCTCACCCAACTTGTCCTTGAAGATAACAGCTTTGAAGGATCCATTCCTCCAAGTCTAGGTCAACTGCCCTTACTGAAGACACTCTCCCTGAGTGGGAACCATTTGAAGGGACAGATTCCTCAAAGTCTTGGGAACCTCAGAAACCTCATCCAGGTGAATTTTGGTAAGAACTTCCTGACAGGCCCAATCCCACCCACCTTCAAAAACCTCAATAGTTTGCTGTACCTTGATCTTAGCTACAACCTTCTGTCTGGGCAGATTCCAGATTTTTTTGGACAGTTTCATAATCTAACCTCTATTGACCTTTCAAATAACAAGCTCTCAGGCCAGATACCCAGTTCCTTTTGTAACTTGCCCAATCTCATGGACCTTTCTCTGAGCCATAACCAACTCACTGGTAGAATCCCAGATCAGATTGGGAACATTAAATCTCTTACCACCCTTTCTCTGAGTGATAATCAGCTCACTGGTCAAATCCCAGTTTCAGTTTCAAGGCTACAGAAACTTTGGCAACTTAACCTGTCAAGAAATGGGTTTTCAGATCCCTCACCAAGAATCCTTCCAAATGGCATCCCATCTCTACTGTCAATAGACTTATCCTACAACAAACTCCATTTAGCAAATGTTCCTGACTGGATTAGAAATAAACCCCTCACAGATGTGCACCTTGCTGGTTGTAACCTCAAAGGCCTCTTACCAAACTTTCCAATGCCAGAATCTTTGGCATCAGTAGACCTCTCTGATAACTTTTTCACAGGTGGGATTCCCAATTTTTTCACAAACATGTCAAATCTGCAAAAGATCAAGCTCTCAAACAACCAGCTTAAGTCTGATGTTTCAGAAATTGTATTACCAGAAGGGCTTTCCACTCTTGAAATCGGCTCAAATCAGTTTTATGGCTCACTATCAAGGCTATTACAGAACAAAACAAGCAGCTTTATAGAGTTCATCGACATTTCCAGAAATCAAATTACAGGTGAGATTCCTGAGTTCAGTGAAGGTTCAGGCTTGAAAGTGTTTAATTTGACACGCAACAGGATCACAGGCATAATCCCAAGTTCAATATCAAACCTACTTGAACTTGAGAGATTGGATATTTCAAGGAACCAGATAGAAGGCACCATCCCAACAAGTTTAGGAGAGCTACTGAAGTTGCGATGGCTGGACTTGTCCAACAATGGGCTGACAGGGAAAATACCAGATAGCTTCCTTGGCCTACAAAGCATCAGGCATGTAAACTTCAGGACAAACAGGTTGTGTGGAGAAATACCTCAAGGAAGACCCTTCAACATCTTCCCTGTGGCTGCTTATGCCCACAATCAGTGCTTATGTGGCAAGCCCTTGCCAAATTGTAGAATAAGGAATCTATGAATAGAGAGTCAGTAAATGCTGACTGTGCTACCAGTGGTAGGCATCTTTAATGCCTTGTTGGTTGTTACTTGTTAGTAACTTCAGAAGAGATGAGgtccattctttttcttttcttttcttttattcaattTCCATCTTGGTGTCATTGGTTTGAAGTGGAACAAATTGAAAGTAAGTTAAGTTTTTATTTGAACTCGGTAAATTTTGTAAATGAATTATTGATTCAGAAAATTGCCTACTAGTTTCTACTGTGGAGAGTAGACAAAAAGGATTGTTTCATAGATCATAAACTGTTAAAAGTCAAATTTTAACCCCCTTGGAGTAGAGAGAGACTGCTATACTATAAGGAAAACAAAGCTTACTAGTGACTACTCCAAACCTAACCTAAACATTTACAAGGATAACAAAGCCTATTCATATAGGGCCCAAAATTATGTTCCAtatcttctactcttctttCTCTGAACCTGCATCCCCTTGTTCATCTtgctcctcttcctcctcttgcttACCTTGCTCCTGTCATAAGAACCCAAGTCAAAAACTAAGAAAttgatgaaacataaaagttaTCTTTTGCCTGATAAACACAAAACTAGTTAAAGCAGTGAACACAGCACAAAACAGAgcccaaaaaaaggggaaaattacCTTGTAGGTTTCCAGAGCCTTTTCATACTCTTCCTTGAGCTCTTGTACTCTATCAATATAAGTCTGCTTCTCCTGATTAAACAATGAACCAAGTTAAAGTGAAggtttaagggaaaaaaaaacagaaagaaacatAGTACAAAATATAGCACATAAACAAAGAGGAAGTAGCAATTTACTCACCTCATCTGTCAAGGATTTCCATTTAGCCCCACCTTCTTTTGCAACCTTTGTTATTCCAGTTTACAACAAATGTCAGTAAAATTATAGCAGAATTCCACCAAACAAACACTTAAAACAAGGAAGTGAGCATATAAATGAAGTATACAGAGATCAATCTTACCACTTTGACATCCTTTCCATCTGGGTTCTCTTCCTTGTACGATTTTCTAAAGTCATCCCTGTAACCAAAGTATACTATCAAAATCCATCcctaaataattaaataacctggagagagaaagagggatagaGAGAGAATTACATAAAGAGGAAGAAGGCAGTTGGAGGGCGCTTGGGTGCATTAGGATCCTTCACTTTCTTCCCAGATTTgctcttctttgcttttggttCTGATGATGcaggtttcctcttcttttctgctGGTTTCTTCACTTCTGTAGCCCTCTCTACAGCCTCTGATGGAAAAGAGAACAATTATTAGAACAAACCAATTGATAGAAGAAAATTATAAGCAAATACATTGATTCATCAATAAACAAAGAAGCCATATAGGAAGCAAACAAGCATACCTAGCTTCATCTTGATTCTAGACTCAATGCTACAATTATGCATGTCAATGAGCACCACTGGAACATCTTTGTTACACTCCTCACTGCAAATCACCCGAAGATACAATTTAACAAAAGCATAAACGAGAATCTACAGGAAAAAGGAAACCTAAAAGCA is a window encoding:
- the LOC122663806 gene encoding receptor-like protein 12, with product MLNLKWVFKFAFIFQFSVLFLETLTQTVAQTPVCSETDRAVLIGFKGKILKDTTEILSSWIGKDCCGGDWEGIQCNPTGRVIGLELQRPADRESGMYMKGTLYPSLGNLQFLETLVISGMKQIGGPIPESFSKLTHLTQLVLEDNSFEGSIPPSLGQLPLLKTLSLSGNHLKGQIPQSLGNLRNLIQVNFGKNFLTGPIPPTFKNLNSLLYLDLSYNLLSGQIPDFFGQFHNLTSIDLSNNKLSGQIPSSFCNLPNLMDLSLSHNQLTGRIPDQIGNIKSLTTLSLSDNQLTGQIPVSVSRLQKLWQLNLSRNGFSDPSPRILPNGIPSLLSIDLSYNKLHLANVPDWIRNKPLTDVHLAGCNLKGLLPNFPMPESLASVDLSDNFFTGGIPNFFTNMSNLQKIKLSNNQLKSDVSEIVLPEGLSTLEIGSNQFYGSLSRLLQNKTSSFIEFIDISRNQITGEIPEFSEGSGLKVFNLTRNRITGIIPSSISNLLELERLDISRNQIEGTIPTSLGELLKLRWLDLSNNGLTGKIPDSFLGLQSIRHVNFRTNRLCGEIPQGRPFNIFPVAAYAHNQCLCGKPLPNCRIRNL
- the LOC122664891 gene encoding high mobility group B protein 7-like isoform X1, translating into MAGSTSKSIPPKGGKRVEVDTNVMKRAKDGSAFTRCEECNKDVPVVLIDMHNCSIESRIKMKLEAVERATEVKKPAEKKRKPASSEPKAKKSKSGKKVKDPNAPKRPPTAFFLFMDDFRKSYKEENPDGKDVKVVAKEGGAKWKSLTDEEKQTYIDRVQELKEEYEKALETYKEQGKQEEEEEQDEQGDAGSEKEE
- the LOC122664891 gene encoding high mobility group B protein 7-like isoform X3, which produces MAGSTSKSIPPKGGKRVEVDTNVMKRAKDGSAFTRCEECNKDVPVVLIDMHNCSIESRIKMKLEAVERATEVKKPAEKKRKPASSEPKAKKSKSGKKVKDPNAPKRPPTAFFLFMDDFRKSYKEENPDGKDVKVVAKEGGAKWKSLTDEEKQTYIDRVQELKEEYEKALETYKEQDEQGDAGSEKEE
- the LOC122664891 gene encoding high mobility group B protein 7-like isoform X2 → MAGSTSKSIPPKGGKRVEVDTNVMKRAKDGSAFTRCEECNKDVPVVLIDMHNCSIESRIKMKLEAVERATEVKKPAEKKRKPASSEPKAKKSKSGKKVKDPNAPKRPPTAFFLFMDDFRKSYKEENPDGKDVKVVAKEGGAKWKSLTDEEKQTYIDRVQELKEEYEKALETYKEEEEQDEQGDAGSEKEE